The Oceanisphaera avium genome includes a region encoding these proteins:
- a CDS encoding CvfB family protein, whose product MIKLGDNNNLPVLRLEEKGAWLDASPYGEVFITQRQLPAHCQPGDHLSVFIYLDADLAPVATTEQPKAKVEQFASLKVVTSNRLGAFLDWGMKKDIFVPERNQASPMEVGRNYVVYIYLDHEGRMVASSKLDRFLSREFPDYQVGAEVDLVITERTQLGFKALVDNAYGGLIFASDTPGHLPVGLHTKGYIKQVRDDGKLDLSLIKPQVGKQDIDATALMILDKLSRAGGHMAVNDKTDPDTIFRLFGTSKGTFKKAIGGLYKQGKISIEKDGIKLR is encoded by the coding sequence ATGATCAAGCTTGGCGATAACAATAATCTTCCAGTGTTACGACTCGAAGAAAAAGGAGCCTGGTTAGATGCCAGTCCTTACGGTGAAGTGTTTATTACTCAGCGCCAGCTTCCCGCTCACTGCCAGCCTGGCGATCACCTGTCCGTGTTTATATATTTAGATGCCGACTTAGCGCCGGTGGCCACTACCGAGCAACCTAAGGCAAAAGTAGAACAATTTGCCAGCCTAAAAGTGGTCACCAGCAATCGTTTAGGGGCCTTTCTTGATTGGGGCATGAAAAAAGATATTTTTGTCCCCGAGCGCAATCAAGCCAGCCCCATGGAAGTGGGGCGCAATTATGTGGTTTATATTTATTTAGACCATGAAGGGCGCATGGTGGCGAGCTCTAAGCTGGATCGCTTTTTAAGCCGTGAATTTCCTGACTATCAAGTTGGCGCCGAAGTGGACTTAGTGATCACCGAGCGCACGCAGCTTGGTTTTAAAGCGCTAGTAGATAATGCATACGGTGGGCTTATCTTTGCCTCAGACACGCCCGGCCACCTGCCGGTGGGTTTGCACACCAAAGGCTACATTAAACAGGTGCGCGACGATGGCAAGCTGGACTTAAGCTTAATAAAACCCCAAGTTGGTAAACAAGATATTGATGCGACCGCGTTAATGATCCTCGATAAGCTGTCCCGGGCCGGTGGTCACATGGCGGTGAATGATAAAACGGATCCTGATACTATTTTTCGCTTATTTGGCACCAGTAAAGGCACCTTTAAAAAAGCCATCGGTGGCTTATATAAACAAGGTAAAATTAGCATCGAAAAAGACGGTATTAAGCTGCGCTAA
- a CDS encoding diaminopimelate dehydrogenase produces the protein MTAPIRVAIAGYGNLGRGAQAAIKQSPDMQLVGVFSRRDPSSVTLIDASVPVYSMDDIEHYKNDIDVLILCGGSKSDLPEQGPYLASLFNIVDSFDTHANIPDYYAALDTPATQAGKVALLSVGWDPGLFSINRLYGEAILPAGETYTFWGKGLSQGHSDAVRRVAGVKSGVQYTLPSESAMARVRSGEQPQLTTREKHTRECFIVLEESADADTVREAIVTMPNYFADFDTSVNFIDQATFDAEHQSMPHGGFVIRSGVSGAEQANQVLEFSLKLGSNPGFTSSVLVAYARAAFKMNQNGEQGARTVLDVAPGLLSPKSPAQLRKELL, from the coding sequence ATGACAGCACCTATTAGAGTCGCCATCGCTGGCTACGGCAACCTCGGACGCGGCGCCCAAGCCGCCATTAAACAAAGCCCCGACATGCAATTAGTCGGTGTTTTTAGCCGTCGCGACCCAAGCTCCGTCACTCTTATTGACGCCAGCGTGCCCGTCTATTCCATGGACGATATTGAACACTATAAAAATGACATAGATGTGTTAATTCTGTGCGGTGGCTCTAAATCAGACTTACCCGAGCAAGGGCCGTATCTTGCTAGCTTGTTTAATATCGTTGACAGTTTTGATACTCACGCAAATATCCCAGACTATTACGCCGCACTCGATACTCCCGCCACTCAAGCAGGCAAAGTAGCCTTATTATCGGTTGGTTGGGATCCGGGTCTGTTTTCTATTAACCGCTTATATGGCGAAGCTATTCTACCCGCTGGCGAGACCTACACCTTTTGGGGAAAAGGCTTAAGCCAAGGCCATTCCGATGCGGTGCGCCGTGTCGCGGGCGTAAAATCAGGCGTGCAATATACGCTCCCCTCAGAGTCTGCTATGGCCAGAGTGCGCAGTGGTGAACAACCACAATTAACCACGCGAGAAAAACACACCCGCGAGTGCTTTATTGTGCTAGAAGAAAGTGCCGACGCCGATACCGTGCGCGAGGCGATTGTAACTATGCCCAATTATTTCGCCGACTTTGACACTAGCGTCAATTTCATTGACCAAGCGACCTTTGATGCCGAGCATCAAAGCATGCCCCACGGTGGCTTTGTGATCCGCAGCGGCGTCAGTGGTGCCGAGCAAGCGAATCAAGTGTTAGAGTTTTCGCTAAAGCTTGGCAGCAATCCTGGATTTACTTCTAGTGTATTAGTGGCATACGCCCGCGCCGCCTTTAAAATGAACCAAAACGGTGAACAAGGCGCAAGAACGGTATTAGATGTGGCCCCCGGCCTCTTGTCTCCTAAAAGCCCCGCTCAGTTACGTAAAGAGCTGCTATAA
- a CDS encoding flavodoxin — protein sequence MSAVEIIVGSVYGSAMSVAERLEEALIGAGHRVALHEEATLADLNPEHFWLLVTSTTGDGELPADILPLFLELQQDSGPLPQVRYALAALGDSSYEHFCGAGKQLNSQLQALSAQPVIEMLTINASETLDPEEPALMWLSRFIAKL from the coding sequence ATGAGCGCAGTAGAGATTATTGTAGGTAGCGTCTATGGCTCGGCCATGTCGGTGGCAGAGAGGTTAGAAGAAGCATTAATTGGCGCCGGTCATAGGGTAGCGCTTCATGAAGAGGCCACTTTAGCGGACTTAAATCCTGAGCATTTTTGGTTGTTAGTGACCTCAACTACCGGTGATGGCGAGCTGCCAGCAGATATATTACCGCTGTTTTTGGAGCTACAACAAGACAGTGGCCCCTTGCCACAGGTGCGCTATGCGCTGGCCGCCCTAGGCGATAGTAGCTATGAGCATTTTTGTGGCGCAGGAAAGCAACTCAATAGTCAATTACAAGCGCTCAGCGCGCAGCCTGTAATTGAGATGCTAACGATAAATGCCAGTGAGACCCTCGACCCTGAAGAGCCGGCTTTAATGTGGCTCAGTCGCTTTATTGCCAAGCTTTAA
- the truC gene encoding tRNA pseudouridine(65) synthase TruC codes for MLSQAQSRIATNGIHIIYEDDSLVAINKEAGLLVHRSWLDKGETRFAVQLTRDAVGCHVFPVHRLDRPTSGVLLFAKNAVIARQLSEAFSAHQIEKSYLAIVRGFMPAQGRLDYALSFQADAIADKFADLDKPAQEAITYWQSLAQIELPFAVSKKHATSRYSLVRLLPETGRKHQLRRHMAHLFHPIVGDTSHGEGRHNRFFRQHYGCGRLLLHAQHLNFRHPLNNTPLQLTAPLDSQWHQLAQAFNWQCYLN; via the coding sequence GTGCTGAGCCAGGCTCAGTCGCGCATAGCGACCAACGGAATTCATATTATCTATGAAGACGACAGCTTAGTGGCCATTAATAAAGAGGCGGGTTTATTAGTCCATCGCAGCTGGTTAGATAAAGGGGAAACCCGCTTTGCTGTGCAGCTCACTCGAGATGCGGTGGGTTGTCATGTATTTCCGGTACATCGTCTCGATAGACCGACCTCTGGCGTATTGTTATTTGCTAAAAATGCAGTCATTGCGCGCCAATTAAGTGAAGCTTTTAGCGCCCATCAAATAGAGAAAAGTTACTTAGCGATAGTACGCGGCTTTATGCCAGCACAAGGCCGCCTTGATTATGCGCTGAGTTTTCAAGCGGATGCCATTGCCGATAAATTTGCCGACTTAGATAAACCCGCCCAAGAAGCCATTACTTATTGGCAGAGCTTAGCGCAAATTGAGTTACCCTTCGCCGTATCAAAAAAACACGCCACCAGTCGCTATAGTCTGGTGCGCTTACTGCCAGAAACCGGTCGTAAGCATCAACTGCGCCGCCATATGGCGCATTTATTTCATCCTATCGTGGGCGACACCAGTCATGGGGAGGGTCGTCATAATCGCTTTTTTCGACAGCATTATGGCTGTGGACGCTTGTTGTTACATGCTCAGCACTTAAATTTTCGCCATCCGCTTAATAACACGCCCCTGCAGTTAACGGCTCCTTTAGATAGCCAGTGGCATCAGTTAGCGCAAGCTTTTAATTGGCAGTGTTATTTGAATTAG
- a CDS encoding YqcC family protein — translation MPDKVEKYLSAIEQELKILGWWSDTPPSHEALASELPFCVDTLSLAQWLQFVLLARLRQLLKLNRALPTEISVYPMAEYTYAGYEEDMQPLLAAIAQLDAALSGQAVARQC, via the coding sequence ATGCCTGATAAAGTAGAAAAATATTTAAGTGCCATTGAACAAGAGTTAAAAATCCTCGGCTGGTGGAGTGACACGCCTCCTAGTCATGAAGCACTGGCCAGTGAATTACCCTTTTGTGTCGACACCTTAAGCTTGGCGCAGTGGTTACAATTTGTATTGCTGGCACGCTTGCGCCAATTGTTAAAGCTTAATCGGGCGCTGCCCACCGAGATCAGCGTTTATCCTATGGCTGAGTATACCTATGCGGGATACGAGGAAGATATGCAGCCCTTATTAGCGGCCATTGCGCAATTAGATGCCGCTTTATCTGGGCAAGCCGTGGCAAGACAGTGCTGA
- a CDS encoding DUF3549 family protein: MQINTLSEFLTQAGTEFRLYDLGRRLQPLASADFLAIEAHQRPYPWPLQRHAWLAVCYWQSHTVNQPYIWFLKLPLDERGLLNNGAIKYFLASLVEQLGQELSAPLTQEQQQKLAQTPFTFAPSQEKLAAFHARLGLTLKTPPSPYYQGALNYLVNPSQQDWQQLGLQGLAEVAARLHQEPALSQQLVAQWPHLAAAVQTALCQQCEHQPLPRAVEELFMNEISHQLERQEIDDERLSLLLRACAANPTSPQRQQKIATLLKVAPSQALILCLVARLWQDLTDEMLLLSYLNQLAQHHGDIFNSVFNELVTTPALRPLILSNLHHPQLSVAAQRALGQLFSSSS, encoded by the coding sequence ATGCAAATAAATACCTTGAGTGAATTTTTAACCCAGGCCGGCACCGAGTTTCGCCTTTATGATCTGGGGCGTCGTTTACAGCCGCTTGCGAGCGCCGATTTCTTAGCCATTGAAGCCCATCAGCGCCCCTACCCTTGGCCCTTACAGCGCCATGCCTGGTTAGCAGTATGCTATTGGCAAAGTCACACTGTTAACCAGCCCTATATTTGGTTTTTAAAACTCCCCTTAGATGAGCGAGGCTTATTAAATAATGGCGCTATTAAATATTTTTTGGCCAGTTTAGTAGAACAATTAGGGCAAGAGCTCAGTGCGCCCTTAACCCAAGAACAACAACAAAAATTAGCCCAAACGCCCTTTACCTTTGCGCCTTCTCAAGAAAAGCTAGCCGCTTTTCATGCTCGCTTAGGGCTTACGCTAAAAACTCCTCCTTCTCCTTATTATCAAGGGGCGCTAAATTATTTAGTTAACCCGAGTCAACAAGATTGGCAACAACTAGGACTACAAGGCTTAGCGGAGGTAGCGGCCCGACTGCATCAAGAGCCAGCGCTGAGCCAGCAGTTAGTCGCACAGTGGCCACATTTAGCTGCTGCAGTACAAACTGCGCTATGCCAGCAGTGTGAGCACCAACCTCTACCAAGGGCGGTGGAGGAGTTATTTATGAATGAAATAAGCCACCAGCTCGAGCGCCAAGAGATTGACGATGAACGTCTATCTTTATTATTACGTGCCTGTGCGGCTAATCCTACCTCCCCCCAGCGCCAGCAAAAAATAGCCACCTTGCTTAAAGTGGCCCCCAGCCAAGCGCTGATCTTATGTTTAGTGGCACGCCTTTGGCAGGACTTGACCGATGAAATGCTGTTGTTAAGTTATTTAAACCAGCTTGCTCAGCATCACGGTGATATTTTTAATAGTGTATTTAACGAGTTAGTCACCACCCCAGCACTGCGCCCGCTCATCTTAAGTAACTTGCACCACCCTCAGCTGTCAGTGGCGGCTCAGCGCGCCTTAGGACAACTTTTTTCGAGCTCCTCATGA
- a CDS encoding DUF3301 domain-containing protein — protein sequence MTELLGLVGLFLFGAIYWQFRRQSEFAQLWLTRYCQQQDFQLLSVYRYRFMWKKGRVLTQFRFEFSHDGLQHNEGKLWLHHLRVLKVELPILREPANPSL from the coding sequence ATGACGGAATTACTGGGGCTGGTCGGCTTATTTTTATTCGGCGCAATATATTGGCAATTTAGGCGCCAAAGCGAATTTGCGCAGCTGTGGCTGACACGGTATTGTCAACAGCAAGACTTTCAATTGCTTAGCGTTTATCGCTATCGTTTTATGTGGAAAAAAGGACGGGTACTAACGCAGTTTCGTTTTGAGTTTAGCCACGATGGCTTACAACATAACGAAGGTAAATTGTGGTTACATCATTTGCGCGTGCTTAAGGTTGAGCTGCCCATTTTACGAGAACCTGCTAACCCGTCTTTATAA
- a CDS encoding DUF2789 domain-containing protein, which yields MEHTHHPLSELFEQLGLESGHDAIEHFISSHSLPENIELANAPFWSQPQASFLKEEWHADSDWAEVIDQLNIRLR from the coding sequence ATGGAACATACCCATCACCCACTGAGTGAATTATTTGAACAGCTTGGCTTAGAGTCCGGTCACGATGCCATAGAACATTTTATTAGTAGTCATAGCTTGCCGGAAAATATTGAACTCGCTAATGCCCCCTTTTGGAGCCAGCCCCAAGCCAGCTTTTTAAAAGAAGAATGGCACGCCGACTCCGATTGGGCCGAAGTGATTGATCAATTAAATATTCGCCTTCGATAA
- a CDS encoding Zn-ribbon-containing protein — protein MWLCELHFDCYQETELAAIEPALQQFIDALRYNGQIIGREFPCALLTDGVTTRVVCPEPDSLHARYHSRQVEQALGVLHQAGLTSPKVSTKGQDLNSDTTDACSTRAWQVLYTTYLHSCSPVRCGEHLAPVPLYQLPAISNGDNKQIIKWQEDWEACDQLQMNGSILEHGALSELGDTHSRLSQRGRKLARQLEANSKIPTYYYLYRVGGETELSERQRPCPSCGGAWQLPAPLHDIFDFKCEPCRLVSNVSWDFKN, from the coding sequence ATGTGGCTATGTGAACTGCATTTTGATTGTTACCAAGAAACTGAACTGGCGGCCATAGAGCCCGCGCTTCAGCAATTTATTGATGCACTGCGCTATAACGGGCAAATTATTGGTCGTGAATTCCCCTGTGCATTGCTCACAGATGGTGTAACGACGCGCGTCGTTTGCCCCGAACCAGACAGCTTGCATGCGCGCTACCATAGCCGCCAAGTGGAACAAGCGCTGGGTGTCTTGCATCAAGCAGGCTTAACTAGCCCTAAAGTCAGCACTAAAGGCCAAGATCTTAATTCAGATACCACAGATGCCTGTAGCACCCGAGCTTGGCAAGTGCTCTACACCACTTACTTGCATTCTTGCTCGCCCGTACGCTGTGGTGAGCATCTCGCGCCTGTGCCTTTATATCAGCTGCCGGCAATAAGTAATGGCGATAATAAACAGATAATAAAATGGCAAGAAGACTGGGAGGCCTGTGATCAGTTGCAAATGAATGGCTCTATCTTAGAGCATGGCGCCCTTAGCGAATTAGGCGATACCCACAGCCGCCTTAGCCAGCGCGGTAGAAAACTGGCGCGCCAACTGGAAGCAAACAGCAAGATCCCCACTTATTATTATTTATATCGAGTGGGCGGAGAAACCGAGTTGAGTGAGCGCCAGCGCCCTTGCCCCAGCTGTGGCGGGGCTTGGCAATTACCCGCGCCGTTACATGACATCTTTGATTTTAAATGTGAGCCTTGTCGATTAGTGTCTAATGTATCTTGGGATTTTAAAAACTAG
- a CDS encoding SecY-interacting protein Syd → MQDQVVSALSELFARQRRIIGIPLIAYDAEDPSPATLLPALNGQVGWQAWRKPQASSFLNVGEALELAVHEDVSAFFGHYFAGNIDGCFKGLFFTLLQPWNEQDFDRLQQNQIGHQLMMEKLKLPASWFLASCRDEQKLITLDNASGAVQLERLGKGSVGILAPSLAAFLEQVEPC, encoded by the coding sequence ATGCAAGATCAAGTAGTGAGCGCATTGAGCGAGTTATTTGCCCGCCAACGGCGAATAATAGGAATACCGCTTATTGCTTATGATGCAGAGGATCCTTCACCCGCCACCTTATTGCCCGCCCTTAATGGCCAAGTGGGCTGGCAGGCGTGGCGAAAACCCCAAGCGAGTTCTTTTTTAAATGTGGGTGAGGCGCTTGAGCTGGCAGTACATGAAGATGTGAGTGCATTTTTTGGCCACTACTTTGCAGGTAACATTGACGGCTGTTTTAAAGGATTATTTTTTACCTTATTACAGCCTTGGAATGAGCAAGATTTTGATCGCTTGCAGCAAAATCAAATTGGCCATCAGTTAATGATGGAAAAACTTAAATTACCCGCTAGCTGGTTTTTAGCCAGCTGTCGAGATGAACAAAAGCTAATCACCCTTGATAATGCCAGTGGCGCAGTTCAGCTTGAGCGGTTAGGAAAAGGTAGTGTGGGCATATTAGCGCCAAGCTTAGCGGCCTTTTTAGAACAAGTGGAGCCTTGCTAA
- the queF gene encoding NADPH-dependent 7-cyano-7-deazaguanine reductase QueF (Catalyzes the NADPH-dependent reduction of 7-cyano-7-deazaguanine (preQ0) to 7-aminomethyl-7-deazaguanine (preQ1) in queuosine biosynthesis), with product MTPEQKYQASQALDGLSLGKQSSYVCEYDASLLQGVPRSLNREDLGLTCDSLPFAGEDVWNLYELSWLNQKGKPVVAMGEIRVPITSVNLIESKSFKLYLNSFNQSRFDNLEEVSAILSRDLTLCAQAPVKVSLYDLKNAPSQFGMLSGDCIDELDITVEHYQPHQALLTNMTEQAWVSETLHSHLLKSNCLVTEQPDWGSIMIRYQGPLIKREALLRYIVSFRQHNEFHEQCVERIFMDLLTHCQPKELTVYARYTRRGGLDINPYRSNVAGKAANVRLQRQ from the coding sequence ATGACACCCGAGCAAAAATATCAAGCCAGTCAGGCATTGGACGGCCTCTCTCTGGGCAAGCAAAGCAGTTATGTATGTGAATACGACGCCAGTTTATTACAAGGCGTCCCGCGCAGCCTCAATCGTGAAGACCTAGGCTTAACGTGCGACTCCCTGCCTTTTGCCGGAGAAGATGTATGGAATTTATATGAGTTATCTTGGCTTAATCAAAAAGGGAAACCGGTTGTGGCCATGGGTGAGATCCGCGTCCCCATTACCAGTGTTAATCTTATCGAGTCAAAGTCATTTAAATTATATCTAAATAGCTTCAATCAAAGCCGCTTTGATAATTTAGAAGAAGTGAGTGCCATATTAAGCCGAGATTTAACGCTCTGCGCTCAGGCACCGGTTAAAGTGAGCTTATATGACTTAAAAAATGCCCCTAGCCAATTTGGCATGTTATCCGGTGATTGCATTGATGAGCTTGATATTACAGTCGAGCATTACCAACCTCACCAAGCATTATTAACCAATATGACCGAACAGGCATGGGTAAGCGAAACGCTGCATTCTCATTTATTAAAGTCTAACTGCTTAGTGACTGAGCAACCGGACTGGGGCAGTATTATGATCCGTTACCAAGGGCCGCTGATTAAGCGCGAAGCACTTTTGCGCTATATCGTGTCTTTTCGCCAACACAATGAATTTCATGAACAATGCGTAGAGCGCATTTTTATGGACTTGCTCACCCATTGTCAGCCGAAAGAATTAACCGTCTATGCCCGCTATACTCGCCGCGGTGGTTTAGATATTAACCCCTATCGCAGTAATGTGGCCGGTAAAGCGGCTAATGTGCGATTACAGCGCCAATAA